gGCCTCATGCTCTCATGGTCCTCGCCCGTGCAGAAGGTGCACTTATTTATATTAACGTAAGCATGTCGTCTGGTTGCATATTAGAATAATGGTTGTTTTGCAGTTTCAAGTATTTGCGATGGCGTTCACAGTGCTTGTTGCAGGAGGCGTGATTCTCACCTTGAACATGTTGGTTTTGGTAATTAATCGAATAGAATTGAATAGCACATTTTGGACAACAATTTGTTTTTGAGCGACaagatgaaaaaaaattgaatttttcgATCGAAATTGGatttgcaaaaaaataaattaaacaaaggACATTGTAACATCCCAGTATCAGTAACCAAGGGTGACCCCCGCATGTTTCCCTTGAGGATCAATGTTTTTTGCTCGACCTCCTCGCTTTATTTTACCGCCCTACCAAACGGAGAAAAAAGGCCTAATTAACTACACAATGAGACCTTAACTGGGGTATCAAACTGACCCTTAGTTTCTGCATTTACTTAGAGAAGACCTCCATGTAGAGGTGTgcattcggttattcggttcAGTTTTTGCcaaaatcaaaccaaatttATGTTcagttaaaaaaaatcgaaccaaaccaaaaaaccgaattaatccaaaaaaatcgaaaaaaacaattttttttatatatataaaaaaaactgcTCAAaattagattatatatttttatcattatcCATCATTcattttagggtaaatatcactttaaaccccaaactattttcacactatcaattatatcctaaactatcgaaaattattttttaaaccttgaactatcaattttgtatcaattgtaccattcgttcatttttttagcttaaaaaaatttgacgtggctcACTGGGTGTCACaatatattttgaatcattctttttttttttacctatattatataaaagggaaaattgcacctaaatacacaaactttgccgaaaatccatatttgacgcgaagttaggaatttacattttaatacaccaatttaagaagttgttcaattttgacacatttttcaattccgGCGACCGGCATTCTGAAGTGGACGCCGGTATGCCACATCATcaccacgtcacacacacacacacacttcactctctctctctcacaccccactctctctctctctctctatacacgtcaccttcccccttctctctcatcACTCTCGCCGCCCTCCACCCTCTTTCTCCCTACCTCTCTTCCATCTTCTCTCCTgccggcgccgccgccttccATTCCCGGCGAAATCGCCACCAGCTGCCACCACCACCTTCTTCCCCTCATCAAACTCACTCAAATCCCGTTCTTTCATTCTCAAAACCGAACCAGATGAAGTAACTCATGAAACTCTCCCCCTTTTCTCTCAATTTCCCGTCGACAGACGGCTGGCGAGTGCCGCCGCCGCTCTCTCTGTCTTTCCTTCCTTCCCCCGACTCTCGCTCTCTCGCTCGTCCCCCTTATCTCATCCCtcacaaaaatccccaaatcctcAAATCACTCTCTCTAAATCCCTAAACCCTCTTTCTCCTACGATTTCCGGCGAGGTTACCGCCGGACTCGCCCCCTCTGCTCCAGCCGACAGCAGCAGTCAGCCGGaccgccgccatcgccgcctCCCTCATCCTCACCTCTGCCCTTCTCCTTGACagacgaacagcagcagccctcggccaccaccgccgtcgACCTCACCCTCTCTGGACCGTCGGTCGACCTCAAAGGTTGAGGCCGCCATCGCTCTCTCCGCCGAACAGCCCCGCTGTCCAGTTGCCtcccctcactctctctctatcgaCGGTGGTGGTGGGAAATCCGGTTGGTTTGGTTGGTGGAGGTGGCGGGTGCGCCGCtgttctggggagggggaagtggcTGACGGCGGGATGGAGGGTTTGTGGCTGTGGGGCTCGACGGCGGTggtgcgacgcggttctggggagggggaagtggcTGACGGTGGGAGGCTGggctcggcggcggtggtgcgacgcggttctggggagggggagggtccgacggggggaggggggaggtgACGtgtagagagtgagagagagtgggtGTGTGACGTGGCTGCGACATTGGCATTCCGGCGTCCACGTCAGAATGCCGGTCGCcggaattgaaaaatgtgtcaaaattgaacaacttcttaaattggtgtattaaaatgtaaattcctaacttcacgtcaaatatggattttcgacaaagtttgtgtatttaggtgcaattttccctatataAAACGACATGATTATATGCATTACTCATTAAAAATTCAATGGATTAAAAATGGATAAAGGGTacaattgatataaaattaatagttcaaggtttaaaaaattatttttaatagttcaggatataattgatagtgcgaaaaatAGTTcaagaccacgaattcatccaacaaagttacgaatcaaccgtagatcttgatgatctaagggctgaaattttttatattttatattttaagaagtgtttttattttagacctcccctatatataatataaatataattcgttTTTTCGGTTTAGTTTggttttaaaaaatctaaaccaaaccaaaccgaaAAATCcgaatttttatgaaaaaaaattcaaaccgaaccaaaaaatcGAGCCATAttttaaagggtaaatatcactttaaaacCCAAACTATTTttcacactatcaattatatcctaaactattgaaaataattttttaaaccttgaactatcaattttgtatcaattgtaccctttatccatttttcatcctttaaatttttaatgagtaatgcatataatcacatcgttttatataatataggtcaaaaaaagaatgattctAAATACATTGTGGTATTCGGTGAGCCACGTTAAATTTTTGAAGCTAAAAAAATGAACcaatggtacaattgatacaaaattgatagttcaagatttaaaaaattattttcgatagttcaagatataattgatagtgcgaaaatagtttggggtttaaagtgatatttaccctattttaaaatttcgattTGAATCGGTTCGATtgttcaatttcttttttttttttgctcacCCTTACCCTGCAAGTAACGAAgtaaattttcataattataataAGATCTTAAGGTTATTTGTCAATATATGGACTGAGAAAATGAGTTAAGATGGAAACTATCCTTAACATAAAAATTAGGTATCAATTTAGTCAATAATTCAATATATCACACACTGATGCAAATGTCTCTAATTTTAGTCAGACTTAGAAGGATTATTTGACCATTTACATGTATCTTCCTTTTGTTTGTGGCATGAGGAAgagataaattttatttatcatttattttaacgtaataaaaaattcaaatatgttGTGTAATATTATAAGCAACACATTTTTCTTTGGATAAGATATAAGTATATCAAAGGAATGagttataattttataccactttataaaaaataaaataaatacaagagacaatactatattataactAAAAGCATATATAATAACAGAAAATTATTATCATATAAACAAGAATATGGAAATAATAGttattttttactattattCTCTTACACACTTACATGGTATATATACAAATTTCGATAGTAACCAAATTTACTACGGCTActattagagcatccgcatcgcctacacgatagcggcctactcgtgtaaggctcGCATCGTGTAAGGCGATGCAGCCCTCTCTTACACGAGGGTCGACCGTTCAAaataggcgcgtgttttacatgcgccattaaaaaaaatatatcgaaaattcgaattttaaatttGACTGCCTCGATTTccgtgtttttttttatttctctctcttctttttcttctctttttcttcttcttcttcttcttcttcttcctcactttcttcattcaccttcttcatcttcctcacttcttcctttcttcctctctctacacCCTCCATGCACACAACTCAAATTACTATGACCTAAATTGGTGCTCCGAGCTATCCGACGACTATCATCCTGATTTGTCGGgatgtaacttgggggatgCTCCTCCATCTGACGAGGAGATACCTTCGACAGCCCAAAGTGCCGCCAAACCAAAGAAAGGcagccggaggaaggaaattgCCCACAAGATCCGGCATGACAGGCAGGCGCCGGCAGCGGAGGAGGAGGATGACAGAGGAAAGACTGtccgtcatacctacaccccggaggagacggacctcatcgtccaaatttggacggaggagacaaaggacgccatccgtgggacaaATCAGAAGGGGCACGAATACTGGAAGAGGATTGTCGCCCGTGTCAACCCCCTCGTCGGCGCCAACCTCAAGCACCGCCAGATTCAAGGGCACTGGACGCGAGTGGTCCAAGATGTGCGACTTTGGGAgagtatttgggtggagacgcgcacccggtggccttccggccattttgacgatatgctccgggacaaggcccaaatcctcttcaaaaGTCGGACCGCAAATAAGGCCTCCTTCAACTACTGGAATGCGTGGAAATTCTCCGACACAACCACAAGTTCAAGTCGctgtacctcgagggagacgtgcattcctccaagaggacaaagactacaaaggagggagccttcaccacctcggcgtcgggcgaggagatctcgtctGCCCGGCCGATTGGGAACAAGACGGCGAAGGCGGCAGCGAGAGCGGCGAaagcgaaggggaaggggaaggcggcAAGCTCCGAGCAATCATCGGAGTACAAAGAGGCATTGGAGCGGTCCGAccagaacttgaaaaaaatcaccACCGAGTATGCCAAaaagaacgagctcaaggagagggagctcgatatgcaactACTCGGtaaaatgtgatttttttaatgtaatttttaggttttttaatttaatggaattttaattattagtaaaaatgtgttatttaaatttgagcaattaaatttaagtgaaaaacataaaaatcaaaactaaaaaaatcatgtaggctatcatgtaacaccaatgcagcctctttacaccatgtggcccccctcataaagtaagctatcatgtaacaccaatgtggatgctcttatacttttatatatacgactacaatttatatttgttatatgagaaagattaagtaataaatttatactccctccgttccattgtaaatatctcatttttcataatgacatgtctcattataaatgtctcattcattttttgacaatatattcaCTCTTAGATAGCAGTGTAGCAATAATGTTTCCATGTATCCacataattatgaaaaaaagtTTATATTTGATCATCTtctttatgtatatatatgtgcatCTTGTGGATGtagagttttttattttttttcataaaaaatgagaataacgaataattGTATTCAATTGATACAATGAAAATTTCACATTCTCCAAGATTCGAGCTGGAAAGCCTATTCACACATATTCATGTACATtctcaattttaatattcatTTCGTCTCATTCCAATAGGTTCACTTCTTTTGGACacgaagataaaaaaaattattttttaagatAAAAGTGATGTAGTCCACACTAATTAAATACTCTCTCAatccctaaaaattgtgaccCAATGACAatggcacagattttaagaaaaaagtgtgGTGATTATATTTAAGTGGAGATTGGATCACACACTTCTTTGTAAATAGTGAAATGAAAAGTTTGTGGGgtcatttttaaataaagaaatgtgACAATTTTgaagaatataataataaaatcataattttcaaaaacgGAAGAAatacaaattttttatttaaaataaaaaataaatatattctaaTGGGACGTCCTAAAAGGAAAAACGATCCCATTAAACCAAAAGGGAGGAAGTACATTTTTATATAGACTATAGAAATAGAGTAGCGCCATTGCGTGTGTGACAGTGAATGTCACCGCCTGCACTTTCTCTTTCAAGGTAAAACGCCAAAAAGTCCTCCACTCATCCACTCCACCCACCCTCAAATTCCCAAGTCTCTTTTATGCAAATTGACCCCATATATTCTCTCGACTTCCATGTTCACTTCCTCACGCTCTCTCTCCATTTTCAGCGCAACTCATTTGCCAGGTTTCACACTCatcctttttctttcttttttcgttATTTTCACTCAAATACTGTTCTTGAATGCAATGGTGGAGTAACAACTCAAATGGGCTTGtctaattttgtatatttgaatttctttatcATGATTATAGccatttttctttcaatttctcAGTGTGATGGGTTTGGAGGAAAGTTCGaaataaaattagttaaatGCTAAACTTGTTTGCTGTTGATTTTGAACTGGTTTTTGTGCAGCTCTTGGTGTGTGAAATTCAGCATTTTATTCTCATTGTGAATGGCTTCATTTGTGTGTTTTGCAACTTaagagaaattaatttttttaagacaTGGTTTTCGAAGATATGGTGAAGTAATTGTAGGTGAACAATGATATGGTAGATGTTGTCTGGGAAAAATATGGGATAGTTACATAGACTTaagaaaattcataaatattgaTGGGAAATTGGCGTTTCTTACTAAAACACATACCTTCTTTTTAGAAAGATTGCCTTTGGATTGTAGTTGTAGAAAATGAATATGAGTTATGTGTAGATTTGTGGTTTGCATTTTTTGTTGAAAATGATTTCATTCTGTTGATTCTTTTTAGCCATTTGTTATCAGTTACCTGTCGAGATTTCCCTAAGTACTTGTGGAAGGGGGTGGTATGGTTTTGAGtttgatgttttcttttttcagaaATATATTGCGACTTCTTTTCACTGCGGCCAATGGAGTAACTGGCTGCATGATTGATTGGTTACCTGCACAAATATTTCTGCAGCGCGATAAGGCTCTTGACATGACATGCACTGTGGATTTCAAAATTCGAACATTTACATGGGCATGCTAGATTTCTGTCTGCTTGTTTTATTTAGCATGTGGCGTGTAGGGATAAGCGCGAAATGAAAGGGGAAATTGAAGAATAATCATATCAAGTTCACAAAGAGAGGCAGCTGCTTTATTGCTTGGTACTTGTCTATGGACATGGAAACACAAAAAAAAGATCAACTATAAACTTGTGAACTGATATCTTTCCAGTACACTGTTTCAACGTTCATAGCTATTGTCTTTCCTTGTAATATGTTGGGCATCTTGTGTAGCTTTCTACATTGTAAAAACAATGTCGTATGTTTATCCTGGTCCTCGAAAGCATGAAGGTACTCGCGCTTTGTTTTTGAGAAGTTGAACTTTAAGCATCTACATTCACTTTGATAGCTTGTGGCACTGAGGGGTGCAGACCAAAACATAACTTCGATGGAGGATGTTCATGTGTGTACCAACTGCGATGATGTCATATGTCCAATATGCTTGAACTTTCCTCACAATTGTGTACTCCTTCAATGCTCATCATATGAGAAAGGATGTCGGCCTTTCATATGTGGTACAGACCATTTACATTCGAATTGTTTGGACCGTTATAAAGAAGCAAATGGGTGGTTATCTGGTTCAAAATCTAGCAAACCGGCATGCCCCTTATGTCGAGGAGAAGTTGCTGGATGGACAGTGGTTGATAAGGCTCGTGCACATTTTGATGTGAAGAAACGTTGTTGTGAAGAGGAAAAGTGCCCGTTTACGGGCTCGTACTCGGAACTCCAAAACCACGCAGAAGTAGAGCATCCACATGCATGCCCTTCAAGAGTTGATCCTGCACGTAAGCTTGATTGGGAGAATTTTCAGAGATCCTCTGAGCTTATCGATCTCCTGACCACTATACATTCACAAGTCTCAAATGGGATCATTTTGGGTGATTATGTGGTTGAGTACGAGGAAGATAATTCTGAAGATGATGAAGACGACGACTTCCATGGGGATGAGGGGAACTGGTGGAGATCTTGTGTACTATATCAGATATTTGCAAGTCTTGGAATATTTAGAAACAGAAGAAGGTCTAGCATCGGTGACTCCAGAAGAGGAAGCCGTCGTGATACTTCTATCTCTGATGAAGGTTCAGTGTCGCCTGCGGAATATGCAGATAATGCTGATGAAGTTGATGGCGAGTTTACCGGTAGAAGGGATCTTTCGAGAGAAAGAGCCTCTCAACGCAGGTCAGGACATTTATATGTTTCCCTGCTTGATCATTCTTGATTATTTAGGTTCTGCTAGTATTTTGAATTATTCTTTCAATATACGAACATAACATACTTCACATTGTCTGGCATAATTCACACTTACCACAAAATAAGTTCGTGGTATTAACTAATTTCCCAGTATGTCATTTTTGAGAGCAGAAAACACGTTGGGTCTAAATATGTTAGGTACTTCCGTTACAAAATCATTTGTGGCCTActtgataaaataaatactg
The genomic region above belongs to Salvia miltiorrhiza cultivar Shanhuang (shh) chromosome 5, IMPLAD_Smil_shh, whole genome shotgun sequence and contains:
- the LOC130987206 gene encoding uncharacterized protein LOC130987206 isoform X2 translates to MEDVHVCTNCDDVICPICLNFPHNCVLLQCSSYEKGCRPFICGTDHLHSNCLDRYKEANGWLSGSKSSKPACPLCRGEVAGWTVVDKARAHFDVKKRCCEEEKCPFTGSYSELQNHAEVEHPHACPSRVDPARKLDWENFQRSSELIDLLTTIHSQVSNGIILGDYVVEYEEDNSEDDEDDDFHGDEGNWWRSCVLYQIFASLGIFRNRRRSSIGDSRRGSRRDTSISDEGSVSPAEYADNADEVDGEFTGRRDLSRERASQRSSRRHLSRFSDN
- the LOC130987206 gene encoding uncharacterized protein LOC130987206 isoform X1, whose product is MEDVHVCTNCDDVICPICLNFPHNCVLLQCSSYEKGCRPFICGTDHLHSNCLDRYKEANGWLSGSKSSKPACPLCRGEVAGWTVVDKARAHFDVKKRCCEEEKCPFTGSYSELQNHAEVEHPHACPSRVDPARKLDWENFQRSSELIDLLTTIHSQVSNGIILGDYVVEYEEDNSEDDEDDDFHGDEGNWWRSCVLYQIFASLGIFRNRRRSSIGDSRRGSRRDTSISDEGSVSPAEYADNADEVDGEFTGRRDLSRERASQRRSGHLYVSLLDHS